Genomic segment of Aliiroseovarius sp. M344:
TCAACCCGGCATTTGCCACCTCATCCGTCGCCCGATCTCCGGTCAGGACATGCGCCAGCGTCACCGTGCTGGCCGCTGCTATGATGTCATCTGGTGTGGCCGCGTCCTGCGCCGCGCCGTCAAGTGGCGCACACAGCATCGCGAGCGCAATCACAGCGCCAACTTGGCCAACGCGCTTGACGGATCGCCCACCCCAAAGCCTGCCAGAAATCAGGAGGCTTGCCAGAATATCCAGTAAGCCTAGCAGCAATGCCCCGGCCAACAGATAGGGTGCAAGAGACCGGGTCGCACTGCGATCCTGCCATCTTGGCACGATACGGGCGGGCCAGATCGCAGGCGACATCTGCGCGTCAGCGGCCAGCGTGTTGACGGCCAACACCCGATCCCCATCCACGTACAAACCCGGCGGCACCTCAGCGCGCGCGCCGTTCAGCAAAGCAGGTCCCTCAACGCCAGCCCGCGCGCCAGCAGAGGCTAGCCGACCGAACGGATCCAGCAGGTGTTCGGCCACCCATTGCGTCCCCTCAAGGGTCTCGGCTTTCACCTGCCCCGGGCGCGTCGACACCGCGAGCCGTTCCAACATTTGGACAAACAGGCCTGACAGGGCCAGCGAAGACCATTCCGCATTGGCCGAGATATGGAACAAGACCACCTGGCCATCGCCCAGCGTTTTTCGTGTGACCAGCGGCGTGCCATCCGCCAGCGACGCCATGGTGCGTTGGGCCAGATCGGGTCCGGGTTCGGCCAGAATTTGCGCGCGCACTAGCACATCTTCGGGCACGCGCAGCCCAAAGAAAGGCGAGGTTTCAGGGAATGGTGCCAACGCGCGCGGGGCACCCCAGCTCATCGCGCCGCCAACCACCCGTCCGCCCGATCGCAGGCGCACGGGAAGCAGGATATCTTCCACCCCGCGCCCGGTGTCGGCAGCTGCCAGTCGCGGTCCGGCGAACCGCAAAAGAAGCCCGCCCTTTGCCACCCAAGCGGCCAGTGCTTTCTGATCGGGCTCGGCAATACTTGGCACGTCGGGCAGGATCAAAACCTCTGGTCCAGCTTCGACCAGTGTCGTGATCGCCTCGCTTTCGATCACTTCGGCGGACGGCACCAATGCTTCGCGCAGGTAATGCAGCGGTGACAGCAGCTCCAGTCCTTCACGCGATTGCGTGCCGGTCAAAAGCGCCACACGCCGACGGCGCAAACTGTCATCAGCCAGCGTCACCGACCCGGCGGCGCGCTGATCTGCCAGCTGAAACCGTGTGATACGGTTGCGCAGTTCAGGCGGCAACGCCATTTGCGCTTCGGCGCGCGCGGATCCTGCCGCAAATGTCAGGGGGGATGTGACAAGCACCCGCTCGACCCCGGTCGGATCGGGACCGACACCCTGCACCACAAGCTCGGACGCTGATGCCGCCCCGCTGCGCAGCGCTTGCAACACCAGTGCGCCATCCTTGGCTTCGGCAGGTAACAGGCCAAAACGAGGGGCCGAGGGCTGCAAAACATCCACTGTGCCCTTTGCCTCAAACGCAGCCAGAAGATCGCTGCGCCCTTTGCGGGCCAATCCATCGGAAAGCCAAACCGTGTCGGTCGATTGCAGGTTTGCAACCCATGCGGATGCCGCTGCATACGGCCCGTCCCATGGCACTGGCGAGAGGCTCGGCAAGCGCGCACGCCAATCCCCGGCACTGAGCCATTGTGGCGCAAGGCTAGCGGCCTCGGTCACTTCATGCGACAGGGTGATTGCAACTGTGCGACCTGCCTGTGCGGCATCATCAAGCTGATCTGCGATGGCCGCGATCCGCTGCGGCCAGTCAGACGCCGCTGCCCAGTGCGCGTCAACAAACACAAGCAAAGGACCGCGCCCGGCCTGACGGTCATCCGGGTTCAAAACCGGTCCCGCAAATCCGAGGATCAGCGTCGCAACCGCCAATAAGCGCAACACCAGCAGCCACCACGGTGTGCGATCACTTTCCGCATCACGATCCTCAAGCCCCAAAAGCAGCGTGACCGCGGGAAAACGTCGGCGAATTGGCGCGGGCGGCACGGCGCGAAGCAGCCACCACAGAACCGGCAGGGCCGCAAGGGCTGCCAGCAGCCAAGGGGTCGTGAACGCGATGGGAAGACCCAATATCATCTGTGCCCCTCGATCGCGTGGTAAAGCCACAGAAGGGCTGCGCTATCAGCTTCGCCGCTGTGGTGAGTGTGGAACTGCCAGCCGGTGCGCCGCGCCAGATCGGATAATTCGGCCTTGCGAGTTTTCAGTCGGTCCAGATACCTGTCACGTAAATCATGCGCCTCGCGGGTGTCATGTTCCAGCCGGCCGCTCATGTCTTCGAAAATCATCCGACCGTGGAACGGAAACCCTTCTTCCACCGGATCTAGCATCTGAAACAGAACACCCGTGACGCCGCGGTCGGCTGCTTGTGTTACCGCGCGTGCGACCGCGGCCGTATCGCCCAAAAAGTCGGACAGGAAGACCGCGCGGGACCGACCGGGCAGATCCGAAAAGCCTGTGGTTTGCGGCTCCATTAACTCTGACGCCATGCGCGATAAAGCCAGCTCGCCCCGTCCGGCTGGGGCCGCACTGTTGGCAAGGCCGACCCGTTCCCCGCCACGCACCAGCAGCGTCGCCAGCGCCATCGCGATCAAGCGCGCCAATGCGCCCTTCTCGGGCACATCTGACGAGGACGAAAACTCCATCGACGGCGACGGGTCAACCCAAAACAGAACGCTTTGCGCCGCCTGCCATTCCTTTTCCTGCACATAGTGGTGATCCGACCGGGCAGACCGGCGCCAATCGATACGGTGTGCGGGATCACCGGGTTGGGCCGGGCGAAACTGCCAAAACGCATCCCCCTGCCCCGGCCTGCGGCGCCCATGCTCCCCCAACTCGACGCTTGCCGCCAAATGGCGCGCTTGCGCCAGAAGCGGCGGCAGTCGCTCGGCCAGAGCTTCCGCACGGGTGCGCAATGTTGGGTTGGGGGTCACGCCGCAGCCGCAGGTCTTGTGGTCTGCTCCACCACAACATCAATGACATCGGCCAGATTGTGACCCGCAGCCCGCGCCCCATAACTCAGCGCCATACGATGGCTAAGCACCGGACGCGCCAGGGCCCGCACGTCGTCGATACCGGGTGCCAGCCGACCGTCGATCAGCGCACGCGCCCGCGTCAACAGCATCAAGGCTTGCGCGGCCCGCGGTCCCGGCCCCCAACTGACCGTGTCGCGCACGATCTGCGGGGCGGTATCATCGTCAGGACGGCTGGCCCGAACAAGATCAAGTATCGCATTGACCACACCATCCCCCACCGGCATCCGCCGCAAAAGCTTCTGTGCCGCGATCAAGTCTGCGCCGGTAAAAACCGGCTCGGCTTGCGCGTCTTCGGTGCCCGTCGTGGCCAGCAGGATGTCTCGCTCCGCGTCCCGGTCAGGGTATTCCACATCAATTTGCAGCAAAAACCGGTCCAGCTGTGCCTCGGGCAACGGATAGGTGCCTTCCTGCTCCAATGGGTTTTGCGTGGCCAATACGTGAAACGGCGCTCCCAGATCATGGGTTTGCCCGGCGACTGACACCTGATGTTCTTGCATGGCTTGCAAAAGCGCGGATTGGGTGCGGGGGCTGGCACGGTTAATTTCATCTGCCAACAGCAATTGGCAAAAGATCGGACCTTTCAGGAACCGGAATGACCGCGCGCCATCCGCGCTTTCTTCCAACACCTCTGCCCCCAGAATATCCGATGGCATCAGGTCCGGCGTGAACTGAATGCGCCCTTCGCGCAGCCCCATCACGGTGGACAGGGTTTCCACAAGCCGAGTCTTTCCCAAGCCCGGCAGGCCGATCAACAGCGCATGCCCGCCCGCCAGCAGTGCCGACAGGGTCAGGTCAACCACTTGATCTTGGCCGATGATCCGGCGTGCAATTACCTCTTTTGCGCGGGCGAGCGTGCCCCCAAGGGCTTCAATCTCATCCAAAAGGGCTTCGTTGGTCATGGATATTCCTCCGCTCCGCTATTACATTTCATTAAAGGCCAAACGCGTCGGGGGAACAAATGACAAAAGCGCCAAGTGACGGGAAATCGCCGGAAAAAGCTGTTGTCGGCGGAAACATGACCGAGGCATTGGCCGCAGCTGCACGTAAAGCAGGCAAGAAAGGCCCGCCACCCGTGCATCTGTGGAACCCACCGTTCTGCGGGGATCTGGACATGCGGATCGCACGGGACGGGACTTGGTTTTACCTTGGAACCCCAATAGGGCGACACGAGTTGGTGAAGCTGTTTTCGTCGATCATTCGCAAGGACGGCGACGATTATTTCCTTGTCACCCCGGTCGAGAAGGTCGGGATCACGGTTGATGACGCGCCCTTCGTCGCGATCGATTTTGAGGCCACTGGTGTTGGCCGCGATCAGGTGCTGACCTTTGTGACCCATGTGGGTGATGAAACTATCGCTGGCCCAGCGGCCCCGATCCGTGTGGTGCGCGACCCCGAAACCGGAGAGCCGTCCCCCTATGTGCTGGTGCGCACAAACCTTGAAGCGCTGATTGACCGCAAGAGCTTCTATCGCCTGATAGAGCTTGGCGCCCATGAAGATCAGGATGGCGAAAGCTGGTTCGGTCTGTGGTCGGGCGGCACGTTTTTCCCGATCATCCCGTCCGTTGAACTGGATGTTTAGCAGACGATCAGGATGCGCCCCACGTATCCTTGAGCTTGTATCCCTCGGGCCACGGATCTGACGGGTCCAACATGTGTTGGTGCGTGCCAGTGATCCAGCCGCGCCCAGATACGGAAGGAACGATGGCGGGCTTGGCGCCGACCTTGGCGCAGCGCACAACTTTTCCCGTGAACTCAGATCCAATAATGGATGTGGCCACAAGGCTGTCACCCAGCGCCATTTCCCCGCGCGCCACCAACACCGCCATACGCGCGGACAGCGCCGTGCCTGTGGGGGATCGGTCGACCTTGCCCGGTTGAATAGCCACAGCAGCCCGCGCCCTGAGCGCACCGTTCTTTCGCGCAAGTGGCCCTGCGAAAAGGCAAAACGAGATGTGATCCCAATCGGCATTCTCTGGGTGGGTAAATCCCAGCTGTTCATTCGCGGCATTGGTGATTTTAACGCCCAGGCGCGCAATATCCGCGGCTTCGTCTTCGCGGATTTCAAAGCCCAGTTTCTGCGCGTCCACGATAACAAAGCTATCGCCGCCATAGGCCGTGTCGACGACAAGCGAGCCCACCCCGTCAATGTGCAGTTTCACGTCCAGTTCGTCCGCGAAGCTGGCGACGTTCTCGACTGTAATGCGTTCAGCTTTTCCGTCTTTGCAGTCGGCACGCACCCGCACCAGCCCACCCGGTGCCTCAAGCACCATCTCGGTCACAGGCTCTGTCATCGGGATGATCCCGCTGTCCAGCAGCACGGTCGCCACACAGATGGAGTTTGACCCGGACATCGGCGGCGTGTCCTCGGGCTCCATGATGATGAAGGCTGCATCGGCCTCTGGATGCTTGGGCGGGACCAGCAAATTCACGTGCCGAAAGACGCCACCGCGCGGTTCGTTCAGCACGAAATTTCGCAAGGTCTGGTCCCTGGCGATGAAGCGGCTTTGTTCCCAGATCGTGTCCCCGGGTGGTGGGGTAACGCCACCAACAATCACATCGCCGACCTCGCCTTCCGCGTGGCAGGATACGACGTGTATGGTTTTTGTGCTGCGCATCTTGGACCCTTTCCCAGGCATTGATCCCACCACTGTTCTTGCTGTTCTGTCATCACACAAGCAGAATTCACCTCGCCGTGCCGGATGCGATGGGCTATGGGAGGCCATGACCAGCACTGACTCATTCGAAATCTTCCTTGTCGCCC
This window contains:
- a CDS encoding DUF58 domain-containing protein, encoding MTPNPTLRTRAEALAERLPPLLAQARHLAASVELGEHGRRRPGQGDAFWQFRPAQPGDPAHRIDWRRSARSDHHYVQEKEWQAAQSVLFWVDPSPSMEFSSSSDVPEKGALARLIAMALATLLVRGGERVGLANSAAPAGRGELALSRMASELMEPQTTGFSDLPGRSRAVFLSDFLGDTAAVARAVTQAADRGVTGVLFQMLDPVEEGFPFHGRMIFEDMSGRLEHDTREAHDLRDRYLDRLKTRKAELSDLARRTGWQFHTHHSGEADSAALLWLYHAIEGHR
- a CDS encoding AAA family ATPase, translating into MTNEALLDEIEALGGTLARAKEVIARRIIGQDQVVDLTLSALLAGGHALLIGLPGLGKTRLVETLSTVMGLREGRIQFTPDLMPSDILGAEVLEESADGARSFRFLKGPIFCQLLLADEINRASPRTQSALLQAMQEHQVSVAGQTHDLGAPFHVLATQNPLEQEGTYPLPEAQLDRFLLQIDVEYPDRDAERDILLATTGTEDAQAEPVFTGADLIAAQKLLRRMPVGDGVVNAILDLVRASRPDDDTAPQIVRDTVSWGPGPRAAQALMLLTRARALIDGRLAPGIDDVRALARPVLSHRMALSYGARAAGHNLADVIDVVVEQTTRPAAAA
- a CDS encoding DUF1285 domain-containing protein; translated protein: MTEALAAAARKAGKKGPPPVHLWNPPFCGDLDMRIARDGTWFYLGTPIGRHELVKLFSSIIRKDGDDYFLVTPVEKVGITVDDAPFVAIDFEATGVGRDQVLTFVTHVGDETIAGPAAPIRVVRDPETGEPSPYVLVRTNLEALIDRKSFYRLIELGAHEDQDGESWFGLWSGGTFFPIIPSVELDV
- a CDS encoding trans-3-hydroxy-L-proline dehydratase, which gives rise to MRSTKTIHVVSCHAEGEVGDVIVGGVTPPPGDTIWEQSRFIARDQTLRNFVLNEPRGGVFRHVNLLVPPKHPEADAAFIIMEPEDTPPMSGSNSICVATVLLDSGIIPMTEPVTEMVLEAPGGLVRVRADCKDGKAERITVENVASFADELDVKLHIDGVGSLVVDTAYGGDSFVIVDAQKLGFEIREDEAADIARLGVKITNAANEQLGFTHPENADWDHISFCLFAGPLARKNGALRARAAVAIQPGKVDRSPTGTALSARMAVLVARGEMALGDSLVATSIIGSEFTGKVVRCAKVGAKPAIVPSVSGRGWITGTHQHMLDPSDPWPEGYKLKDTWGAS
- a CDS encoding DUF4159 domain-containing protein, producing the protein MILGLPIAFTTPWLLAALAALPVLWWLLRAVPPAPIRRRFPAVTLLLGLEDRDAESDRTPWWLLVLRLLAVATLILGFAGPVLNPDDRQAGRGPLLVFVDAHWAAASDWPQRIAAIADQLDDAAQAGRTVAITLSHEVTEAASLAPQWLSAGDWRARLPSLSPVPWDGPYAAASAWVANLQSTDTVWLSDGLARKGRSDLLAAFEAKGTVDVLQPSAPRFGLLPAEAKDGALVLQALRSGAASASELVVQGVGPDPTGVERVLVTSPLTFAAGSARAEAQMALPPELRNRITRFQLADQRAAGSVTLADDSLRRRRVALLTGTQSREGLELLSPLHYLREALVPSAEVIESEAITTLVEAGPEVLILPDVPSIAEPDQKALAAWVAKGGLLLRFAGPRLAAADTGRGVEDILLPVRLRSGGRVVGGAMSWGAPRALAPFPETSPFFGLRVPEDVLVRAQILAEPGPDLAQRTMASLADGTPLVTRKTLGDGQVVLFHISANAEWSSLALSGLFVQMLERLAVSTRPGQVKAETLEGTQWVAEHLLDPFGRLASAGARAGVEGPALLNGARAEVPPGLYVDGDRVLAVNTLAADAQMSPAIWPARIVPRWQDRSATRSLAPYLLAGALLLGLLDILASLLISGRLWGGRSVKRVGQVGAVIALAMLCAPLDGAAQDAATPDDIIAAASTVTLAHVLTGDRATDEVANAGLMGLSDQLFTRTSVEPAPPVGLDIENDDLSVYPFLYWPITETARQPSPAAYARLKGYLAAGGFILFDTRDAGFGGESAAAQRLRAIALPLGLPPLEPVPLDHVLTRAFYLLEEFPGRARGPAWVEAAPPNAERAEGMPFRNLNDGVSPVIIGGNDWSGAWAVRSDGAAMFPVGRGQAGERQREMAVRFGINLVMHVLTGNYKSDQVHVPALLERLGE